In Gemmatimonadaceae bacterium, one DNA window encodes the following:
- a CDS encoding NAD(P)-binding domain-containing protein — translation MLLTTLGFFALTGFFIWLQLRKSAPSSDAAPATSGGNMTSTHNCVRCGAPVPTKSTYCPGCGVAQQLFEIVAAPMALGATALGGGQPKALVRADMCVGCGTCVAACPEDGAISMRGKLAVVNDALCKGIGECVAACPVGGISVTTGAAVNRVSVPLIDANFMSNVPGIYIVGELGGRGLIKNAINEGKLAVEHIASELPGGEARPDGDEDAFDVVIVGSGPAGLSAGLEAHKEHLHYVILEQGSLSDTVRKYPRKKLLLAEPVSIPLYGDLWVADASKETLLEVWETIVANTGLNVKTGVKVDRVVRNGAFFEVMSDGARYRARRVVLAMGRRGTPRRLGVPGEETEKVFYDIVEMEAFAGQKVMVVGGGDSAVESALGLANQPNTEVRLSYRGTDFNRVKPRNTEKLNKAIAEGKVIPMLQSELREIQPDRVRIEVEGNSMILPNDTVIIRIGGEAPTTFLEKLGIRIVDKDVPIQMDVEAVNSGAATASPSDSTHVARAG, via the coding sequence ATGCTGCTCACCACGCTTGGCTTCTTCGCGCTTACGGGCTTCTTCATCTGGCTGCAGCTCCGCAAGAGTGCGCCGTCGTCGGATGCGGCGCCCGCGACCAGCGGCGGCAACATGACGTCGACGCACAACTGCGTCCGATGCGGTGCCCCGGTACCGACCAAGTCCACGTACTGCCCCGGGTGCGGCGTGGCGCAGCAGCTCTTCGAGATCGTGGCAGCGCCAATGGCGCTGGGCGCCACGGCCCTTGGCGGTGGCCAGCCGAAGGCGCTGGTGCGAGCCGACATGTGCGTCGGCTGCGGGACGTGCGTGGCGGCGTGCCCGGAGGACGGCGCCATCTCGATGCGTGGCAAGCTGGCCGTGGTCAATGACGCGCTCTGCAAAGGCATTGGCGAGTGCGTCGCGGCGTGTCCGGTTGGCGGCATCAGCGTGACCACGGGCGCTGCCGTGAATCGGGTGTCGGTGCCGCTGATCGATGCGAACTTCATGTCCAACGTGCCGGGGATCTACATTGTCGGCGAGTTGGGGGGCCGCGGCCTGATCAAGAATGCGATCAACGAAGGCAAGCTGGCGGTCGAGCACATTGCATCGGAGTTGCCTGGCGGTGAAGCGCGCCCCGATGGCGATGAGGACGCGTTCGACGTGGTGATCGTGGGATCGGGTCCGGCCGGTCTGTCGGCCGGTCTCGAGGCCCACAAGGAGCACCTGCACTACGTGATCCTCGAGCAGGGCTCGCTGTCGGACACGGTCCGCAAGTATCCTCGCAAGAAGCTCCTGCTGGCCGAGCCGGTATCGATTCCGCTGTATGGAGACCTCTGGGTCGCCGACGCCTCGAAGGAAACGCTGCTCGAGGTGTGGGAAACCATCGTGGCCAACACCGGGCTCAACGTGAAGACCGGCGTCAAGGTCGATCGCGTGGTTCGGAACGGTGCGTTCTTCGAAGTCATGAGCGACGGCGCCCGCTATCGGGCCCGTCGCGTCGTGCTGGCGATGGGGCGCCGCGGGACGCCGCGCCGACTCGGTGTCCCGGGCGAGGAGACCGAGAAGGTGTTTTACGACATCGTCGAGATGGAGGCCTTTGCCGGCCAGAAGGTCATGGTCGTGGGCGGTGGCGACAGCGCGGTCGAGAGTGCGCTGGGCCTCGCCAATCAGCCGAACACGGAAGTGCGCCTGTCGTATCGCGGCACCGACTTTAATCGCGTGAAGCCGCGCAACACCGAGAAGCTCAACAAGGCCATCGCCGAGGGCAAGGTGATTCCGATGCTCCAGAGTGAGCTGCGGGAGATTCAGCCCGATCGCGTGCGCATTGAAGTCGAAGGCAACTCGATGATCCTGCCGAATGACACGGTGATCATCCGCATCGGCGGCGAGGCGCCGACGACGTTCCTCGAGAAGCTCGGCATACGCATCGTGGACAAGGACGTCCCGATCCAGATGGACGTGGAGGCCGTGAACAGCGGCGCCGCCACGGCCAGCCCGTCCGACTCGACCCACGTGGCTCGCGCCGGATGA